From Eleftheria terrae, the proteins below share one genomic window:
- a CDS encoding UDP-N-acetylmuramoyl-L-alanyl-D-glutamate--2,6-diaminopimelate ligase yields MALAMLTSPQAAADWLRSRVTGVLGTDSRRLGAGDGFVAWPGYANDGRRFVAAALKAGAAACLVEAEGVDAFGFDAAEFQGRVAAVRGLKAATGPIADAYYGEPSRSLRMLAVTGTNGKTSSAWWLAQALSLLGQRCAVVGTLGVGEPPSRAAPGARIEATGLTTPDPVTLHASLRRFADAGLKACAIEASSIGIVERRLDGLRIEVALFTNFTRDHLDYHGGMDAYWSAKAELFGWDGLRAAVLNLDDPKGAELAQRLRGEGRLRVLGYTLDEGGELRARDVAYRDGGLCFTLHEGDRSAEVRTALIGDYNVANLLGVIGGLRALGVGLAEAAAVCAELTPVAGRMQRVGEAGGPLAVVDYAHTPDALEKALQALLPLARERGGRLWCVFGCGGDRDATKRPLMGAIAERLAERVVVTSDNPRTEVPDTILGHIVAGMARPGAAAVLADRRAAIGQALSEAGARDVVLIAGKGHEDYQDIAGQKHHFSDVEEAAAALQRRAAA; encoded by the coding sequence ATGGCGCTTGCCATGCTCACTTCGCCCCAGGCGGCGGCCGACTGGCTGCGCTCGCGCGTCACCGGCGTGCTGGGCACCGACAGCCGCCGGCTCGGCGCGGGCGACGGCTTCGTGGCCTGGCCCGGCTACGCGAACGACGGCCGCCGCTTTGTCGCCGCGGCCCTGAAGGCCGGCGCGGCCGCCTGCCTGGTGGAAGCCGAGGGCGTGGACGCCTTCGGCTTCGATGCCGCTGAATTCCAGGGCCGCGTGGCCGCGGTGCGCGGCCTCAAGGCGGCCACCGGCCCGATCGCCGACGCCTACTATGGCGAGCCGTCGCGCTCGCTGCGCATGCTGGCCGTCACCGGCACCAACGGCAAGACCTCCAGTGCCTGGTGGCTGGCGCAGGCGCTGAGCCTGCTGGGCCAGCGTTGCGCGGTGGTCGGCACGCTGGGCGTGGGCGAGCCGCCGTCGCGCGCGGCGCCGGGCGCCCGCATCGAGGCGACCGGCCTGACCACGCCGGATCCGGTGACGCTGCACGCCTCGCTGCGCCGCTTCGCCGACGCCGGGCTGAAGGCTTGCGCCATCGAGGCCTCGTCCATCGGCATCGTCGAGCGGCGGCTGGACGGCCTGCGCATCGAGGTGGCACTGTTCACCAACTTCACCCGCGACCACCTCGACTACCACGGCGGCATGGACGCCTACTGGAGCGCCAAGGCCGAGCTGTTCGGCTGGGACGGCCTGCGCGCGGCGGTGCTCAACCTGGACGACCCCAAGGGCGCCGAGCTCGCGCAGCGCTTGCGCGGCGAAGGCCGGCTGCGGGTGCTGGGCTACACGCTGGACGAAGGCGGCGAGCTGCGCGCCCGCGACGTCGCCTACCGCGACGGCGGCCTGTGCTTCACGCTGCACGAGGGCGACCGCTCGGCCGAGGTGCGCACCGCGCTGATCGGCGACTACAACGTGGCCAACCTGCTGGGCGTGATCGGCGGCCTGCGGGCCCTGGGCGTCGGCCTGGCCGAAGCCGCGGCGGTGTGTGCCGAGCTGACGCCGGTGGCCGGCCGCATGCAGCGCGTTGGCGAGGCCGGCGGCCCGCTGGCGGTGGTCGATTACGCCCACACGCCCGACGCGCTGGAGAAGGCGCTACAGGCGCTGCTGCCACTCGCCCGCGAGCGCGGCGGGCGGCTGTGGTGCGTGTTCGGCTGCGGCGGTGACCGTGACGCCACCAAGCGACCCCTGATGGGCGCCATCGCCGAGCGGCTGGCCGAGCGGGTGGTGGTGACCAGCGACAACCCGCGCACCGAGGTGCCCGACACCATCCTCGGCCACATCGTGGCCGGCATGGCGCGGCCGGGCGCCGCGGCGGTGCTGGCCGACCGGCGTGCCGCCATCGGGCAGGCGCTGTCGGAGGCCGGTGCCCGCGACGTGGTGCTCATCGCCGGCAAGGGCCATGAGGACTACCAGGACATCGCCGGGCAGAAGCACCACTTCTCCGACGTCGAGGAAGCCGCCGCCGCATTGCAAAGGAGGGCTGCCGCATGA
- a CDS encoding UDP-N-acetylmuramoyl-tripeptide--D-alanyl-D-alanine ligase, with product MMKLALAHSLLKDATLVGDAEVAIERVHSDTRSLRPGDLFVALKGERFDAHDFLSQAKAAGAVAALAHHGLAEAGLPGLQVADTRLALGELAAGWRARFGLPLIAVTGSNGKTTVTQMIAAILRAWLGDAAFSTQGNFNNDIGLPLTLLRLRAEHGAGVVELGMNHPGEIAYLSRIAAPTVALVNNAQREHQEFMESVEAVARENGSVIEALPADGTAVFPADEEHTAVWRALAGARPVLTFASQGPADVTGSGQWAGDHWRLSLRTPAGEAEAALRIAGAHNIKNALAATACALAAGVPLEAVARGLQAFEPVKGRSQVKSFQRGGRAVTLVDDTYNANPDSVRAAVDVLAAMPGPRWLVLGDMGEVGEHGEAFHAEVGAYARSRGIDTLWTCGAQMRHAATAYGGARHFDDTAALVAALPQQPQAGCVLVKGSRFMKMEQVVEALLAPSAGGSQNDNPTPTPAAPGTQEPRC from the coding sequence ATGATGAAGCTGGCTCTGGCACACAGCCTGTTGAAGGACGCCACGCTGGTCGGCGATGCCGAGGTGGCCATCGAGCGGGTGCACAGCGACACCCGCAGCCTGCGGCCCGGGGACCTCTTCGTCGCGCTCAAGGGCGAGCGCTTCGACGCCCATGATTTCCTCAGCCAGGCCAAGGCCGCTGGCGCCGTGGCGGCGCTGGCCCACCACGGGCTGGCCGAGGCCGGCCTGCCCGGCCTGCAGGTGGCCGACACCCGGCTGGCCCTTGGCGAGCTGGCCGCCGGCTGGCGCGCGCGCTTTGGCCTGCCGCTGATCGCCGTCACCGGCAGCAACGGCAAGACCACGGTCACGCAGATGATCGCGGCCATCCTGCGCGCCTGGCTGGGCGATGCCGCGTTCTCGACCCAGGGCAACTTCAACAACGACATCGGCCTGCCGCTGACCCTGCTGCGCCTGCGCGCCGAGCATGGTGCAGGTGTGGTGGAGCTGGGCATGAACCATCCCGGCGAGATCGCCTACCTGTCGCGCATTGCCGCGCCCACCGTGGCGCTGGTCAACAACGCGCAGCGCGAGCACCAGGAATTCATGGAAAGCGTGGAGGCGGTCGCCCGCGAGAACGGCTCGGTGATCGAGGCGTTGCCGGCCGACGGCACCGCCGTCTTCCCGGCCGACGAGGAACACACCGCGGTATGGCGCGCCCTGGCCGGTGCCCGCCCGGTGCTGACCTTCGCCAGCCAGGGGCCGGCCGACGTCACCGGCAGCGGCCAATGGGCGGGCGACCACTGGCGCCTGAGCCTGCGCACGCCGGCCGGCGAGGCCGAGGCGGCCTTGCGCATCGCCGGGGCCCACAACATCAAGAACGCGCTGGCCGCCACTGCCTGCGCCCTGGCGGCCGGCGTGCCGCTGGAGGCGGTGGCGCGCGGCCTGCAGGCCTTCGAGCCGGTCAAGGGCCGCTCGCAGGTCAAGTCCTTCCAGCGCGGCGGCCGGGCCGTCACGCTGGTGGACGACACCTACAACGCCAACCCCGACTCCGTGCGCGCCGCGGTCGACGTGCTGGCGGCCATGCCGGGCCCGCGCTGGCTGGTGCTGGGCGACATGGGCGAGGTCGGCGAGCACGGCGAGGCTTTCCACGCCGAGGTCGGCGCCTATGCCCGCAGCCGCGGCATCGACACGCTGTGGACCTGCGGCGCACAGATGCGCCATGCCGCCACTGCCTATGGTGGCGCCCGCCATTTCGACGACACCGCCGCGCTGGTCGCGGCACTGCCCCAGCAGCCGCAGGCCGGCTGCGTGCTGGTGAAGGGCTCCCGCTTCATGAAGATGGAACAGGTGGTGGAGGCGCTGCTGGCGCCGTCCGCTGGCGGCTCCCAGAACGACAACCCGACCCCGACGCCGGCCGCCCCCGGCACACAGGAGCCCCGATGCTGA
- the mraY gene encoding phospho-N-acetylmuramoyl-pentapeptide-transferase translates to MLIGLAQWLQTLQPDWSFLRVFQYLTFRAVMAAMTALLIGLGFGPWVIRRLTELKIGQPIREYGVQAHLAKSGTPTMGGVLILLSIAVSTLLWFDWTNRFVWIVLAVTLGMGAIGWADDWRKVVHKNPEGMRSREKYFWQSVIGLLAAIYLAFCVSETSNLRVLELFVRWVQSGFSNPLPPNADLFVPFFKTISYPLGVYGFMILTYLVIVGSSNAVNLTDGLDGLAIMPVVMVGSALGVFAYVVGSSVYSKYLIFPYIPGAGELLIFCAAMAGAGLAFLWFNTHPAQVFMGDVGALALGGALGTIAIITRQEILLAVMGGIFVVEALSVMVQVSYFKFTKKRYGEGRRILKMAPLHHHFEKSGWKETQVVVRFWIITMLLCLVGLSSLKLR, encoded by the coding sequence ATGCTGATCGGCCTCGCGCAATGGCTGCAAACGCTGCAGCCGGACTGGAGCTTCCTGCGCGTGTTCCAGTACCTGACCTTCCGTGCGGTGATGGCGGCGATGACGGCGCTGCTGATCGGGCTGGGCTTCGGGCCGTGGGTGATCCGCCGGCTCACCGAGCTGAAGATCGGCCAGCCGATCCGCGAATACGGCGTGCAGGCCCACCTGGCCAAGAGCGGCACGCCGACCATGGGCGGCGTGCTGATCCTGCTGAGCATCGCGGTGTCCACGCTGCTGTGGTTCGACTGGACCAACCGCTTCGTCTGGATCGTGCTGGCCGTCACACTCGGCATGGGCGCCATCGGCTGGGCCGACGACTGGCGCAAGGTGGTGCACAAGAACCCCGAGGGCATGCGCTCGCGCGAGAAGTACTTCTGGCAGTCGGTGATCGGTCTGCTGGCGGCGATCTACCTGGCCTTCTGCGTGTCGGAGACCTCCAACCTGCGGGTGCTGGAGCTGTTCGTGCGCTGGGTGCAGTCGGGCTTCTCCAATCCGCTGCCGCCGAACGCCGACCTGTTCGTGCCCTTCTTCAAGACCATCAGCTACCCGCTGGGTGTCTACGGCTTCATGATCCTGACCTACCTGGTCATCGTCGGCTCCAGCAACGCGGTCAACCTGACCGACGGGCTGGACGGCCTGGCCATCATGCCGGTGGTGATGGTGGGCTCCGCGCTGGGCGTGTTCGCCTACGTGGTGGGCAGCTCGGTGTACTCGAAGTACCTGATCTTTCCCTACATCCCCGGTGCCGGCGAGCTGCTGATCTTCTGTGCGGCGATGGCCGGCGCGGGCCTGGCCTTCCTGTGGTTCAACACCCACCCGGCCCAGGTTTTCATGGGCGACGTCGGCGCGCTGGCGCTGGGCGGCGCGCTGGGCACCATCGCCATCATCACACGGCAGGAGATCCTGCTGGCGGTGATGGGCGGCATCTTCGTGGTCGAGGCACTGTCGGTGATGGTGCAGGTCAGCTATTTCAAGTTCACCAAGAAACGGTATGGCGAAGGGCGCCGCATCCTGAAGATGGCGCCGCTGCACCACCACTTCGAGAAGTCCGGCTGGAAGGAGACGCAGGTCGTCGTGCGCTTCTGGATCATCACGATGCTGCTGTGCCTGGTCGGCCTGTCGTCGTTGAAGCTGCGTTGA
- the murD gene encoding UDP-N-acetylmuramoyl-L-alanine--D-glutamate ligase — MKDLQGITVLVLGLGDSGLAMARWCARGGAVVRVWDSREAPPQAAALREAVPGAQLLSGPLEGAVLEGVQRLYKSPGLAPQDTRLAALYAWAAERDLRVQGELDLFAQALADLKAERGYAPKVVAITGTNGKTTTTSMAALLIERAGRRVGIAGNIGPTMLQTLSDALDREPAPVTPAAAAEEGTPALPAVAAGPSVAAGSVALPAEAAMADDAIDTPAHGGTATDEDLADLAALDGLPSADAAGDDAAAEAAADAGDAQGDAFVATDAEGEAGTAAQPPAAPDEDDDGPALQLAPPPPAAPVFEHLPEVWVLELSSFQLDGVQGFEPSAATVLNVTDDHLDWHGSMAAYAAAKARIFGEQAVMVINRDDPATEAMVPPPQFIKSNVRGRPARKVERAVVRFGLDAPRRPGDYGLITQNGMAWLVRALEADETLKTGRGRKRDDAEPEELHIQRLMPADALRVRGRHNAANALAALALATAIGCPLAPMLHGLREYAGEPHRVEFVATVAEVDFFDDSKGTNVGATVAALSGLGLDRAPARLLVILGGDGKGQDFAPLAEPLARHARFVALIGRDAPQLAQALAGTGVPYQHFETLPAATRACAERARAGDAVLLSPACASLDMFRNYAHRAEVFVAEVQALATEAGEMAG; from the coding sequence ATGAAGGATCTCCAAGGCATCACCGTTCTCGTGCTGGGTCTGGGCGACTCGGGCCTGGCCATGGCGCGCTGGTGCGCCCGTGGCGGCGCCGTGGTGCGCGTCTGGGACTCGCGCGAGGCGCCGCCGCAAGCCGCCGCGCTGCGCGAGGCGGTGCCCGGCGCACAGCTGCTGTCGGGGCCGCTGGAGGGCGCTGTGCTGGAAGGCGTGCAACGCCTCTACAAGAGCCCCGGCCTGGCACCCCAGGACACCCGGCTGGCCGCGCTGTATGCGTGGGCCGCCGAACGCGACCTGCGGGTGCAGGGCGAGCTGGACCTGTTCGCCCAGGCGCTGGCCGACCTGAAGGCCGAGCGCGGCTATGCGCCGAAGGTGGTGGCCATCACCGGCACCAACGGCAAGACCACCACCACCTCGATGGCCGCGCTGCTGATCGAGCGGGCCGGCCGGCGTGTGGGCATTGCCGGCAACATCGGGCCGACCATGCTGCAGACGCTCAGCGATGCGCTCGACCGCGAGCCGGCGCCCGTGACACCGGCTGCCGCCGCCGAAGAGGGCACCCCCGCGCTGCCAGCGGTGGCTGCCGGCCCGTCCGTGGCGGCCGGGTCCGTGGCGCTGCCCGCCGAGGCGGCGATGGCCGACGACGCCATCGACACACCGGCACATGGCGGCACCGCGACCGACGAGGACCTGGCCGACCTGGCGGCCCTCGACGGCCTGCCGTCCGCCGACGCGGCGGGCGATGACGCCGCGGCCGAGGCGGCTGCCGACGCGGGCGATGCACAGGGTGACGCCTTCGTTGCCACGGACGCCGAGGGCGAGGCCGGCACGGCCGCGCAGCCGCCGGCCGCCCCCGACGAGGACGACGACGGCCCGGCGCTGCAACTGGCCCCGCCGCCGCCGGCCGCACCGGTGTTCGAGCACCTGCCCGAGGTCTGGGTGCTGGAGCTGTCGAGCTTCCAGCTCGATGGCGTGCAGGGCTTCGAGCCGAGTGCCGCCACCGTGCTCAACGTCACCGACGACCACCTCGACTGGCACGGCAGCATGGCCGCCTATGCGGCAGCCAAGGCCCGCATCTTCGGCGAGCAGGCGGTGATGGTCATCAACCGCGACGACCCGGCCACCGAGGCCATGGTGCCGCCACCGCAGTTCATCAAGTCGAATGTGCGGGGCCGCCCGGCGCGCAAGGTCGAGCGCGCGGTGGTGCGCTTCGGGCTCGACGCACCGCGCCGTCCCGGCGACTACGGCCTGATCACCCAGAACGGCATGGCCTGGCTGGTGCGGGCGCTGGAGGCCGACGAGACCCTGAAGACCGGCCGCGGCCGCAAGCGCGACGACGCCGAGCCGGAGGAGCTGCACATCCAGCGACTGATGCCGGCCGACGCGCTGCGCGTGCGTGGGCGCCACAACGCGGCCAATGCCCTGGCGGCGCTGGCGCTGGCCACCGCCATCGGCTGCCCGCTGGCGCCGATGCTGCATGGCCTGCGCGAATACGCCGGTGAGCCGCACCGGGTCGAGTTCGTCGCGACGGTGGCCGAGGTCGACTTCTTCGACGACAGCAAGGGCACCAACGTGGGCGCGACGGTGGCCGCCTTGTCCGGCCTGGGGCTGGACCGCGCGCCGGCCCGGCTGCTGGTGATCCTCGGCGGCGACGGCAAGGGGCAGGACTTCGCGCCGCTGGCCGAGCCGCTGGCCCGCCATGCGCGCTTCGTGGCGCTGATCGGGCGCGATGCGCCGCAGCTCGCGCAGGCGCTGGCCGGCACAGGCGTGCCCTACCAGCACTTCGAGACCCTGCCGGCGGCCACCCGCGCCTGCGCCGAGCGGGCCCGTGCCGGCGATGCGGTGCTGCTGAGCCCGGCCTGCGCCAGCCTGGACATGTTCCGCAACTATGCGCATCGGGCCGAGGTCTTCGTCGCCGAGGTGCAGGCACTGGCCACCGAGGCCGGGGAGATGGCGGGATGA
- the ftsW gene encoding putative lipid II flippase FtsW, whose translation MSEPQARFGWEALKARLGAGLGSLLQRGPELPVRDWVSTGQPGRPQGFDQALMWVVVALLALGMVMVYSASIALPDNPRFANYQHGHFLMRHVMFLGISFVVALLALQVPMQVWEKYAPWLFVAALLLLVVVLLPWIGKGVNGARRWIALGFLNFQPSELAKLAIALYAADYMVRKMEVKERFFRAVMPMAVAVAVVGLLLLAEPDMGAFMVIAAIAMGILFLGGVNGRMFFLITAVLVGAFVLMISFSDWRRERIFAYLNPWEEKYTLGKAYQLSHSLIAFGRGELFGQGLGSSLEKLHYLPEAHTDFLLAVIGEELGFAGVAAVIFAFFWLTRRIFHIGRQAIALDRVFSGLVAQGIGIWMGGQAFINMGVNLGVLPTKGLTLPLMSYGGSAILMNCVAMALVLRVDMENRQLMRGGRA comes from the coding sequence ATGAGCGAGCCGCAGGCCCGTTTCGGCTGGGAGGCGCTGAAGGCACGCTTGGGCGCCGGCCTCGGCTCGCTGCTGCAGCGCGGGCCGGAGCTGCCAGTGCGCGACTGGGTCTCCACCGGCCAGCCGGGCCGGCCGCAGGGCTTCGACCAGGCGCTGATGTGGGTGGTCGTTGCGCTGCTCGCGCTCGGCATGGTCATGGTGTATTCGGCCTCCATTGCGCTGCCGGACAACCCGCGCTTCGCCAACTACCAGCACGGGCACTTCCTGATGCGCCACGTGATGTTCCTCGGCATCTCCTTCGTCGTCGCCTTGCTGGCGCTGCAGGTGCCGATGCAGGTGTGGGAGAAGTACGCGCCGTGGCTCTTCGTGGCCGCGCTGCTGCTGCTGGTGGTGGTGCTGCTGCCGTGGATCGGCAAGGGCGTCAACGGCGCGCGGCGCTGGATCGCGCTGGGCTTCCTCAACTTCCAGCCCTCGGAGCTGGCCAAGCTGGCCATCGCCCTCTATGCGGCCGACTACATGGTGCGCAAGATGGAGGTGAAGGAGCGCTTCTTCCGGGCCGTGATGCCGATGGCGGTGGCCGTCGCGGTGGTGGGCCTGCTGCTGCTGGCCGAGCCCGACATGGGCGCCTTCATGGTGATCGCCGCGATCGCCATGGGCATCCTGTTCCTCGGCGGCGTCAACGGGCGCATGTTCTTCCTGATCACCGCGGTGCTGGTCGGCGCTTTCGTGCTGATGATCAGCTTCAGCGACTGGCGGCGCGAGCGCATCTTCGCCTACCTCAACCCGTGGGAAGAGAAGTACACCCTCGGCAAGGCCTACCAGCTGTCGCATTCGCTGATCGCCTTCGGTCGTGGCGAGCTGTTCGGCCAGGGCCTGGGCTCCAGCCTGGAGAAGCTGCACTACCTGCCCGAGGCGCACACCGACTTCCTGCTGGCCGTCATCGGCGAGGAGCTGGGCTTCGCCGGCGTGGCGGCCGTGATCTTCGCCTTCTTCTGGCTGACCCGCCGCATCTTTCACATCGGCCGCCAGGCCATCGCGCTGGACCGCGTGTTCTCCGGCCTGGTGGCCCAGGGCATCGGCATCTGGATGGGCGGGCAGGCCTTCATCAACATGGGCGTGAACCTCGGCGTGCTGCCCACCAAGGGACTGACCTTGCCGCTGATGAGCTATGGCGGATCCGCCATCCTGATGAACTGCGTCGCGATGGCCCTGGTGCTGCGCGTGGACATGGAAAACCGCCAGCTGATGCGGGGAGGGCGCGCATGA
- the murG gene encoding undecaprenyldiphospho-muramoylpentapeptide beta-N-acetylglucosaminyltransferase → MSRHLVVMAAGTGGHIIPGLAVAQEMQRRGWTVSWLGTRQGMENRMVPAAGIPLDTIGFSGLRGKGLLHTLTGGLRMLAAFAACWRILRARKADAVLGMGGYVCFPGGLMAAARLRPLMLVNADAALLMSNRALLPVADSVAFGFDGAAATVHKRAIVTGNPVRAEIEGIAPPAERFAGREGPLRVLVVGGSLGARVLNETLPKALALLDPAQRPRVTHQTGQLNRDAVKALYQAQGIDAERDVEVLPFIDDMARRLAECDVIVCRAGAVTVSELCAAGVASVLVPLIVSTTSHQRDNALYMAQHGAAHHLPQAELSPEGLAQLLRGLDRAGLQAMAEKARTLARPRAAAKVADEIEKLVNKKEGVA, encoded by the coding sequence ATGAGCCGCCACCTCGTCGTCATGGCGGCCGGTACCGGCGGCCACATCATCCCCGGCCTCGCGGTGGCGCAGGAGATGCAGCGCCGCGGCTGGACCGTGAGCTGGCTCGGCACCCGGCAGGGCATGGAGAACCGCATGGTGCCGGCCGCCGGCATTCCGCTGGACACCATCGGCTTCAGCGGCCTGCGCGGCAAGGGCCTGCTGCACACCCTCACCGGCGGGCTGCGCATGCTGGCCGCCTTCGCGGCCTGCTGGCGCATCCTGCGCGCCCGCAAGGCCGACGCGGTGCTGGGCATGGGCGGCTATGTCTGCTTCCCCGGCGGCCTGATGGCCGCCGCCCGGCTGCGCCCGCTGATGCTGGTGAATGCCGATGCGGCGCTGCTGATGAGCAACCGCGCGCTGCTGCCGGTGGCCGACAGCGTGGCTTTCGGCTTCGACGGCGCCGCCGCCACGGTGCACAAGCGCGCCATCGTCACCGGCAACCCGGTGCGCGCCGAGATCGAGGGGATCGCGCCGCCGGCTGAGCGCTTCGCCGGCCGCGAGGGCCCGCTGCGGGTGCTGGTGGTCGGCGGCAGCCTGGGTGCGCGGGTGCTCAACGAGACGCTGCCCAAGGCGCTGGCGCTGCTCGATCCCGCACAGCGGCCACGCGTGACGCACCAGACCGGCCAGCTCAACCGCGACGCGGTCAAGGCGCTCTACCAGGCGCAGGGCATCGACGCCGAGCGCGACGTCGAGGTGCTGCCCTTCATCGACGACATGGCCCGCCGACTGGCCGAGTGCGACGTGATCGTCTGCCGCGCCGGTGCCGTGACCGTCAGCGAGCTGTGTGCGGCCGGCGTGGCGAGCGTGCTGGTGCCGCTGATCGTCAGCACCACCTCGCACCAGCGCGACAACGCGCTCTACATGGCCCAGCACGGCGCGGCCCACCACCTGCCGCAGGCCGAACTGAGCCCCGAGGGCCTGGCCCAACTGCTGCGCGGCCTGGACCGCGCCGGGCTGCAGGCCATGGCCGAGAAGGCCCGCACCCTGGCTCGTCCGCGCGCCGCCGCGAAGGTGGCCGACGAGATCGAGAAGCTGGTCAACAAGAAGGAAGGCGTGGCATGA
- the murC gene encoding UDP-N-acetylmuramate--L-alanine ligase: MKHAVKHIHFVGIGGAGMSGIAEVLFNLGYTISGSDQSDSATLRRLASLGITVMLGHEAAHIQGADAIVTSTAVRGDNPEVIAARSKRVPVVPRAVMLAELMRLKRGIAIAGTHGKTTTTSLVASALAEAGADPTFVIGGRLNSAGANSRLGTGDYIVVEADESDASFLNLMPIVSVVTNIDADHMDTYGHDYARLKAAFIDFLHRMPFYGAAILCSDDPGVRSIIPMVSRPVITYGFGEDAQVRATAVRAEGGQMRFTCHRRNGVTMPELDVTLNLPGEHNVLNALSVIALTTELELPDEPVLKALAEFRGVGRRFQRYGEVALPGGGSFTLVDDYGHHPVEMAATLAAARGAFPGRRLVLAFQPHRYTRTRDCFEDFVKVIGSADLVLLAEVYAAGEAPIVAADGRAMVRALRVAGKVDPLFVDDIAALPQVIAEQARDGDVVITMGAGSIGGVPAQVCELLKKGADA, encoded by the coding sequence ATGAAACACGCAGTCAAGCACATTCATTTCGTCGGCATCGGCGGCGCCGGCATGAGCGGCATTGCAGAGGTGCTGTTCAACCTCGGCTACACCATCTCCGGCTCCGACCAGAGCGACAGCGCCACCCTGCGCCGCCTGGCGTCGCTCGGCATCACCGTGATGCTGGGCCATGAAGCGGCCCACATCCAGGGCGCCGACGCCATCGTCACGTCCACCGCCGTGCGAGGCGACAACCCCGAGGTCATCGCCGCGCGCAGCAAGCGCGTGCCGGTCGTGCCGCGGGCGGTGATGCTGGCCGAGCTGATGCGGCTCAAGCGCGGCATCGCCATCGCCGGCACCCACGGCAAGACCACCACCACCAGCCTGGTGGCCAGCGCGCTGGCCGAGGCGGGGGCCGACCCCACCTTCGTGATCGGCGGCCGCCTGAACAGCGCCGGCGCCAACTCGCGCCTGGGCACCGGCGACTACATCGTGGTGGAGGCCGACGAGTCGGACGCCTCCTTCCTGAACCTGATGCCCATTGTCTCGGTCGTCACCAACATCGACGCCGACCACATGGACACCTACGGCCATGACTATGCGCGGCTGAAGGCGGCCTTCATCGACTTCCTGCACCGCATGCCGTTCTACGGCGCGGCCATCCTGTGCAGCGACGATCCGGGCGTGCGCTCGATCATCCCGATGGTGTCGCGGCCCGTCATCACCTACGGCTTCGGCGAAGACGCACAGGTGCGGGCCACCGCCGTGCGGGCCGAGGGCGGCCAGATGCGCTTCACCTGCCACCGCCGCAACGGCGTGACGATGCCCGAGCTGGACGTGACGCTCAACCTGCCGGGCGAGCACAACGTGCTGAACGCGCTGTCGGTCATCGCGCTGACCACCGAGCTGGAGCTGCCCGATGAGCCGGTGCTCAAGGCGCTGGCGGAGTTCCGCGGCGTGGGCCGGCGCTTCCAGCGCTATGGCGAGGTGGCGCTGCCCGGCGGCGGCAGCTTCACGCTGGTGGACGACTACGGCCACCACCCGGTGGAGATGGCCGCGACGCTGGCCGCGGCGCGCGGCGCCTTCCCCGGCCGGCGGCTGGTGCTGGCCTTCCAGCCGCACCGCTACACCCGCACCCGCGACTGCTTCGAGGACTTCGTGAAGGTGATCGGCAGCGCCGACCTGGTGCTGCTGGCCGAGGTGTATGCCGCCGGCGAAGCGCCCATCGTCGCGGCCGACGGCCGTGCCATGGTGCGCGCGCTGCGCGTGGCGGGCAAGGTCGACCCGCTGTTCGTCGACGACATCGCGGCACTGCCGCAGGTCATCGCCGAGCAGGCGCGCGACGGTGACGTGGTCATCACGATGGGGGCCGGGTCCATCGGCGGCGTGCCGGCCCAGGTCTGCGAACTCCTGAAGAAAGGTGCCGACGCATGA
- a CDS encoding D-alanine--D-alanine ligase: protein MKLDLSAIDPQALGKVAVLMGGHSAEREVSLMSGTGVLNALKAQGVDAHAFDPEQRDLGELKRDGYARCFIALHGRYGEDGTVQGALELLGLPYTGSGVMASSIAMDKIMTKRIWRFEGLPTPDWRLVSSADDARAAFAALGAPMIVKPSREGSTIGLSKVTTVEECEAAYALAARHDPEVLCEEFIAGDETTCPVLGQGAGAEALPVIRIVAPEGNYDYQNKYFTDVTQYHCPSGLPEAEEREIQRLVVEAFRTLGCKGWARADVMIRASDRKPFLLEINTSPGMTGHSLVPMSARAAGISYEQLCLWLCAQASLNL from the coding sequence ATGAAGCTCGATCTCTCTGCCATCGATCCCCAGGCGCTCGGCAAGGTGGCCGTGCTGATGGGCGGCCATTCCGCCGAGCGCGAGGTGTCGCTGATGTCGGGCACCGGCGTCCTCAATGCGCTGAAGGCGCAGGGCGTGGACGCCCATGCCTTCGACCCGGAGCAGCGCGACCTGGGCGAACTCAAGCGCGACGGCTATGCCCGCTGCTTCATCGCGCTGCATGGCCGCTACGGCGAGGACGGCACGGTGCAGGGCGCGCTGGAGCTGCTCGGCCTGCCCTACACCGGCTCCGGCGTGATGGCCTCCAGCATCGCGATGGACAAGATCATGACCAAGCGCATCTGGCGCTTCGAAGGCCTGCCCACGCCCGACTGGCGGCTGGTGTCCAGCGCCGACGACGCCCGCGCCGCCTTCGCCGCGCTGGGTGCGCCGATGATCGTCAAGCCCTCGCGCGAGGGCTCCACCATCGGCCTGAGCAAGGTCACCACGGTCGAGGAATGCGAGGCCGCCTACGCGCTGGCGGCCCGCCACGACCCCGAAGTGCTGTGCGAGGAATTCATCGCCGGCGACGAGACCACCTGCCCGGTGCTGGGGCAGGGCGCCGGTGCCGAGGCGCTGCCAGTGATCCGCATCGTGGCGCCCGAGGGCAACTACGACTACCAGAACAAGTACTTCACCGACGTCACCCAGTACCACTGCCCCTCGGGCCTGCCCGAGGCCGAGGAGCGCGAGATCCAGCGCCTCGTCGTGGAGGCCTTCCGCACGCTGGGGTGCAAGGGCTGGGCGCGCGCAGACGTGATGATCCGCGCCAGCGACCGCAAGCCCTTCCTGCTGGAGATCAACACCTCGCCCGGCATGACCGGCCATTCGCTGGTGCCGATGTCGGCCCGCGCGGCCGGCATCAGCTACGAGCAGCTGTGCCTGTGGCTGTGCGCCCAGGCTTCGCTCAACCTTTGA